One window of Sphingobacteriales bacterium genomic DNA carries:
- a CDS encoding MmcQ/YjbR family DNA-binding protein translates to MDLEILRLYCIGKPAVTEGFPFDETTLVFKVMGKMFALLSLDSMPSQINLKCDPEKALELRAEYPAILPGYHMNKSHWNTLILDGSIPRQLVFDLIDHSYRLVFDGLPKKVREQVKDE, encoded by the coding sequence ATGGATTTAGAAATTTTGCGCTTGTATTGCATCGGGAAGCCTGCCGTTACGGAGGGCTTCCCTTTCGACGAAACCACCTTAGTTTTTAAGGTGATGGGGAAAATGTTTGCTTTACTCTCTTTGGATTCAATGCCATCACAAATTAACCTGAAATGCGACCCTGAAAAAGCTTTGGAACTTCGGGCAGAATATCCCGCCATTCTGCCGGGATACCACATGAACAAATCGCATTGGAACACCTTGATTTTGGACGGCTCCATTCCCCGGCAATTGGTCTTTGATTTGATAGACCATTCCTACCGGTTGGTTTTTGACGGGCTGCCTAAAAAAGTGCGGGAGCAGGTAAAGGATGAATAA
- a CDS encoding thioredoxin domain-containing protein: MKNDNNLEPKHTNRLVNELSPYLLQHAHNPVNWYPWSTEALDKAKQEDKPILISIGYAACHWCHVMERESFENEEVASYMNEHFVNIKVDREERPDLDNIYMEALTIISGSGGWPLNCFLLPDGRPFYGGTYYPPNPGYGKPDWLSLLKSIVRTFSEKRQEVEAQANQLTYHIMAQDKSVFESSLPEIEVDQLFEAGFAETLFVRFKQRFDKENGGFGAAPKFPGTMNLQWLLFYYHLTNDKTPLQHALFSLDKMCDGGIYDQLGGGFARYSVDNQWLVPHFEKMLYDNALLIDVLADAFKLTHHTKYKETIEETLEFIASEMTSLEGGFYSSYDADSEGVEGKYYVWDKAEIDQILQDESAVFNAFYGVSANGNWERKNILHRCFTIKNFSDKTGYSVEQLKNLFRRCKRMLLAKRQERVKPALDDKIILGWNALMTTAYAKAFLAIGNESYRDAALKNLKFLLEKFSDASNTPALFHTYKDGKAQYPAFLDDYAFLIEAILAVYAITFDEKLPRLANTYLKFVQDSFTDPNSHIFFYTPKFQTDVIVRKKEFYDSAIPSGNATMAVNLKQLGIILDQQEYVEQSAYMVKAIETSMLKYPTSFSRWAFAALQFISPSYEVAVIGLNAVNLALQIGKYYHPNIVVMATTDDNSPYSLLQNRFIEGKTLIYVCKNNSCQRPVETIEEALELMLE, translated from the coding sequence ATGAAAAACGATAACAACCTTGAGCCAAAACATACCAACCGCTTGGTCAATGAGTTAAGCCCTTATCTATTACAACATGCTCATAATCCAGTTAACTGGTATCCATGGTCAACCGAAGCGCTTGACAAAGCAAAGCAGGAAGATAAGCCAATATTGATTAGCATTGGGTATGCCGCCTGTCACTGGTGTCATGTAATGGAACGGGAATCTTTTGAAAATGAAGAGGTTGCTTCCTATATGAATGAGCATTTTGTCAATATCAAGGTGGATAGAGAAGAAAGACCTGATTTGGACAATATTTACATGGAAGCACTGACTATAATTTCAGGCAGTGGCGGATGGCCCTTGAATTGCTTTCTGCTGCCTGATGGAAGACCTTTTTATGGGGGAACCTATTATCCACCCAATCCCGGATATGGCAAACCGGATTGGCTCAGTCTTTTGAAAAGTATCGTTCGAACTTTTTCTGAAAAACGACAGGAAGTAGAAGCGCAAGCCAATCAACTGACTTACCACATCATGGCACAGGATAAGTCTGTTTTTGAATCATCTTTGCCAGAAATTGAAGTTGACCAACTATTTGAAGCCGGCTTTGCCGAAACCCTGTTTGTAAGATTTAAGCAGCGTTTTGACAAAGAAAACGGAGGTTTTGGAGCAGCCCCTAAATTTCCGGGCACCATGAATTTACAATGGTTATTGTTTTACTACCATTTAACAAATGACAAAACCCCGCTGCAACATGCTTTATTTTCTCTCGACAAAATGTGTGATGGAGGAATATACGACCAATTAGGCGGCGGCTTTGCAAGGTATTCTGTTGACAACCAATGGTTAGTTCCTCATTTTGAGAAAATGTTGTATGATAACGCCCTGCTGATTGATGTGTTGGCAGATGCGTTTAAACTAACTCATCATACCAAATACAAAGAGACCATAGAGGAAACGCTTGAATTTATAGCAAGTGAAATGACTTCGCTTGAAGGAGGATTTTATTCCTCCTATGATGCAGATTCTGAAGGAGTTGAAGGAAAGTATTATGTATGGGATAAAGCCGAAATTGACCAAATCCTTCAAGACGAATCGGCAGTATTTAATGCTTTTTACGGTGTTTCTGCAAATGGCAACTGGGAAAGGAAAAATATACTCCATCGTTGTTTCACTATAAAAAATTTTTCTGACAAAACAGGTTATAGCGTAGAACAATTAAAAAACCTGTTTCGCCGCTGCAAGCGTATGTTGTTGGCAAAACGTCAGGAAAGGGTAAAACCTGCATTGGACGATAAAATCATTTTGGGTTGGAATGCTTTAATGACCACAGCTTATGCGAAAGCATTTCTGGCAATCGGAAACGAATCCTATAGAGATGCCGCTTTGAAAAACCTGAAATTCCTTTTAGAAAAATTCTCAGATGCCTCCAACACACCTGCATTATTCCACACTTATAAAGATGGGAAAGCTCAATATCCCGCATTTTTGGACGATTATGCTTTTTTAATTGAGGCAATACTCGCTGTTTATGCCATTACCTTTGACGAAAAACTTCCACGGCTCGCTAACACTTATTTGAAGTTTGTTCAAGATAGTTTCACCGACCCCAATTCTCATATTTTTTTCTATACACCAAAATTCCAGACTGATGTTATCGTGCGTAAAAAGGAATTTTACGACAGTGCAATCCCATCGGGCAATGCCACAATGGCAGTCAATTTGAAACAACTTGGAATAATACTTGACCAACAGGAATATGTAGAACAATCGGCGTATATGGTTAAAGCTATTGAAACTTCCATGCTGAAATATCCGACTTCTTTTTCCCGTTGGGCTTTTGCTGCTTTGCAATTTATTTCACCTTCTTATGAGGTTGCTGTAATTGGCCTAAATGCTGTTAACTTAGCACTTCAAATAGGCAAATACTACCATCCCAATATTGTTGTCATGGCAACTACAGACGACAACAGCCCTTACAGTTTATTGCAAAATCGCTTTATTGAAGGGAAAACCCTGATTTATGTTTGCAAAAACAATTCATGCCAACGCCCGGTAGAAACTATTGAAGAAGCCCTTGAACTGATGTTGGAATAA
- a CDS encoding uroporphyrinogen-III synthase — protein sequence MTIPTVNQSGHKKIKNILVSQPEPEAGVKTPYHALIDKYDVSITYRPFIKVQGLLAKDFRKSRIVPNEFTSVIFTSRNAVNHFFRLCDEMKIKMSQNTKYFCVSESIALYLQKFILYRKRKVFFDKTSSIDGLKELLKKHRKTEKFLFPCAADRKDNIEIYLKDENYNFAPAIMFETVAEDLSGLDIHSFDMVIFFSPIGIKSLIENFPGLKQGDLVIGAFGPLTAQTVTDSGFRLDFQAPAPGITSITQAIDNYLANNA from the coding sequence ATGACCATACCAACTGTCAATCAAAGTGGGCATAAAAAAATCAAAAACATCTTAGTCTCGCAACCGGAACCAGAAGCAGGGGTAAAAACACCTTACCATGCCCTCATAGACAAATATGATGTCAGCATAACTTATCGGCCCTTTATAAAAGTACAAGGGTTATTAGCCAAAGATTTTCGCAAAAGCAGGATTGTTCCAAACGAATTTACTTCCGTAATTTTTACAAGTCGCAACGCAGTCAATCATTTTTTCAGGCTTTGTGATGAGATGAAAATTAAAATGTCTCAAAACACCAAATACTTCTGCGTTTCTGAATCCATCGCTCTTTATTTGCAAAAATTTATTCTGTACCGGAAAAGAAAAGTCTTTTTTGATAAAACCAGCTCTATTGACGGGCTGAAAGAATTGTTAAAAAAACACCGGAAAACTGAAAAATTTCTTTTCCCTTGTGCAGCCGACCGGAAAGACAATATTGAAATCTATCTAAAAGACGAAAACTACAATTTTGCACCGGCTATCATGTTTGAAACTGTTGCCGAAGATTTGAGCGGTTTGGATATTCATTCATTTGATATGGTTATTTTCTTTAGCCCTATCGGAATTAAATCCCTGATTGAAAATTTTCCCGGACTTAAACAGGGGGATTTGGTTATTGGCGCTTTCGGCCCTTTGACCGCTCAAACCGTAACCGATTCGGGTTTTCGCCTTGATTTTCAAGCACCCGCTCCCGGCATTACTTCTATTACTCAAGCTATTGACAATTATTTGGCAAATAATGCTTAA
- a CDS encoding DUF4271 domain-containing protein: MCLLLSFSWVNGQPSTLPTDTTTFFTDSTCYINPVQQIAVDTIVYPYLIRIATLRFLYEQTLSEIKDTIIPFVEKSPSTGEFNISADSLTKSQTIPVSPPQLWYQVKNLPEFTDADIKTTYNIQPIRKAPESKTFLFYIFLGIAFLYAFLLNTYTNYMNKLRESAFNIYIARQFYKDFNHTNLTLNILLFFLPICVLGLFVYLAVTFFDLLTQTNDFLLLSGLIIGVGAYLFFHRLVLLFLAFILPLSESINFFLFNTKLLNIVFCFFLFPVLLFLAFGSYWVQSASLYLSLVILFLFIGFLFYRGVSIVKEFIWQYKFHFFLYLCALEIAPVLVIIKVATKYLA, encoded by the coding sequence TTGTGCCTGCTACTATCTTTCAGTTGGGTTAACGGGCAGCCTTCTACTCTTCCAACCGACACCACAACTTTCTTTACTGATTCAACCTGCTATATAAATCCGGTACAACAAATTGCAGTAGATACGATTGTCTATCCTTATTTAATTCGTATCGCTACCCTTCGTTTTCTTTATGAACAGACTTTGTCAGAAATCAAGGATACTATAATCCCTTTTGTTGAAAAATCACCTTCAACCGGGGAATTTAATATATCTGCCGATTCCCTAACAAAAAGCCAAACTATCCCGGTTTCACCACCACAGCTATGGTATCAGGTTAAAAATTTACCGGAATTTACAGACGCTGATATAAAAACTACCTACAACATACAGCCAATCCGCAAAGCCCCTGAATCAAAGACATTTTTGTTTTATATATTTTTGGGGATTGCATTTCTTTATGCCTTTTTGTTAAATACCTATACCAATTATATGAATAAACTGAGAGAATCAGCATTCAATATTTACATAGCAAGGCAATTTTATAAAGATTTTAACCACACAAACCTAACCCTAAACATATTGCTGTTTTTTCTGCCAATCTGTGTTTTAGGATTGTTTGTTTATCTCGCTGTTACATTTTTTGATTTGCTAACTCAAACTAATGATTTTTTACTGCTTTCAGGTTTAATCATAGGGGTAGGTGCCTATCTTTTCTTTCATCGTTTAGTTCTTCTATTTTTAGCATTTATTTTACCCCTGTCAGAATCCATCAACTTCTTCCTGTTCAATACCAAATTGCTCAACATTGTCTTTTGCTTTTTTTTGTTTCCGGTTTTGCTGTTTCTTGCTTTTGGAAGTTATTGGGTTCAATCTGCCTCGCTATATCTGTCCTTAGTAATTCTCTTTCTCTTTATAGGTTTTTTATTCTATCGCGGAGTTTCCATTGTTAAAGAGTTTATTTGGCAGTATAAGTTTCATTTTTTTTTGTACCTTTGTGCCCTCGAAATAGCACCTGTATTAGTGATCATAAAAGTTGCAACTAAGTACCTTGCTTAA
- the xseA gene encoding exodeoxyribonuclease VII large subunit: protein MNYITLASLNRQIKETLSDNIAPEIWVLAEISSIKMAGSGGHWYLDLVEKSNDKITAKSNAVIWASSYGILRHKFGNDLNLLLKSGNKVLIQGTVDFHELYGLKIIISDLDASATMGELELRRLATINKLNEEGHIGRNRRLTLPTVLQRIAVISSSTAAGYGDFINQLVHNPYKFNIHTTLFPSLMQGDGVEQELIAQLQAIAGQSERFDAVVITRGGGSKLDLEAFNSYQIAVAIATFPLPVLTGIGHLQDESVADLVAHTALKTPTAVAEFILNSFLTFESKLINLFGDIEKNSLALIQNHHFRLQTAINRIQNMVKQKLNLQNSLINTHEISLNRIVKNKIQFHQNRLDYMGKALKLVNVEGLLKKGFTITRYKGKAIKSIQNLEKGEYLSTELSDGIIQSRID, encoded by the coding sequence ATGAATTATATAACTCTTGCATCGTTAAACAGGCAGATTAAAGAGACGTTGTCAGATAACATTGCGCCTGAAATTTGGGTGCTTGCTGAAATATCTTCTATTAAAATGGCCGGTTCAGGAGGCCATTGGTATCTCGATTTGGTTGAAAAGTCTAATGACAAAATAACGGCAAAATCAAACGCTGTTATATGGGCATCCTCTTATGGTATCTTGCGCCACAAATTTGGTAATGACCTGAATCTTTTGCTCAAATCGGGCAATAAAGTACTGATTCAAGGCACTGTAGATTTTCACGAACTATACGGGCTTAAGATTATTATCTCCGACTTAGATGCCTCTGCAACAATGGGAGAGTTGGAGTTAAGGCGATTGGCGACCATAAACAAACTAAACGAAGAAGGACATATCGGGAGAAATAGAAGATTAACTTTACCCACTGTCTTGCAAAGAATTGCGGTTATTTCTTCATCAACTGCAGCAGGATATGGTGATTTTATCAATCAACTTGTCCATAACCCTTACAAATTCAACATTCACACTACGTTGTTCCCGTCTTTAATGCAAGGGGATGGTGTAGAACAGGAATTAATTGCACAATTACAGGCCATTGCCGGGCAAAGCGAGCGATTTGATGCCGTTGTCATCACGAGAGGAGGAGGAAGTAAATTAGACCTTGAAGCCTTTAACAGTTATCAAATTGCGGTAGCAATAGCCACTTTTCCGCTACCAGTCCTGACAGGGATTGGCCATCTTCAAGACGAAAGTGTCGCCGATTTGGTAGCACATACAGCACTTAAAACCCCTACTGCAGTTGCCGAGTTTATCCTTAACTCGTTTCTGACTTTTGAAAGCAAGTTGATAAACCTGTTTGGCGATATAGAAAAGAACAGCCTTGCTCTTATACAAAATCATCATTTCAGGCTGCAAACTGCCATCAACAGGATTCAAAACATGGTCAAACAAAAGTTAAATTTACAAAACAGTTTGATCAATACCCATGAAATCTCATTGAACCGCATTGTTAAAAATAAAATACAGTTCCACCAAAACCGGCTTGATTATATGGGAAAAGCCCTGAAATTAGTTAATGTGGAAGGCCTGTTGAAAAAAGGATTTACCATCACCCGTTACAAAGGGAAGGCAATAAAAAGTATTCAAAATCTTGAAAAAGGTGAATACCTAAGCACCGAACTCTCGGACGGAATTATTCAGAGCAGGATAGACTAA
- a CDS encoding DUF1761 domain-containing protein: MNYLAIAAAGLVPLFVGMIWYNPKVFGTLWMEVNGFTPEHAKGANMPMIFGITLLMSFFLLAPTASLCIHQIHIHSIVADNPDMKDPNSEASMMVKNFLDAFGQNFRTFKHGVLHGLLAAIMFALPIITINSLFERRGWKYVFLHAGYWTVCLMLMGGILSQWA; encoded by the coding sequence ATGAATTATTTAGCAATTGCAGCAGCCGGATTGGTGCCCTTATTCGTTGGTATGATTTGGTATAACCCAAAGGTGTTTGGAACTCTTTGGATGGAGGTAAACGGTTTTACCCCTGAACACGCAAAAGGAGCTAATATGCCCATGATTTTTGGCATCACCCTGCTTATGAGTTTCTTTCTCTTGGCACCAACCGCTTCGTTGTGTATTCATCAAATTCATATTCATTCGATTGTGGCTGACAATCCGGATATGAAAGACCCCAATTCTGAAGCAAGTATGATGGTCAAAAACTTTTTGGATGCTTTCGGACAAAATTTCCGCACGTTTAAACATGGAGTTTTACATGGTTTATTGGCAGCCATCATGTTTGCTTTACCCATTATTACCATCAACTCGTTATTTGAACGAAGAGGTTGGAAATATGTATTTTTACATGCCGGCTACTGGACTGTTTGCCTGATGTTAATGGGGGGAATTTTAAGCCAATGGGCATAA
- a CDS encoding CotH kinase family protein produces MTNIKFLFTCLFFLLPVLTHLSAQSLPQQMRFSDDGLRLTTGGVPSTGFYDESVINTFELTFEQTNYWNLLVANYSSGTDLAATLTINGYTLPFPVGVRFKGQTSYMNTTSSQKKSFNISLDFNNADQNYGGYKTFNLNNCFDDASFIREVFYYHQNRNHIPCAKANYVQLFINGQNWGIYPNIQQLNGDFYPEWFMSNEGTNWRALKTASGGPGGPGGGFGAGFSSINWLGWDTTVYKGYYVLKKAHKPNPWDDLVNTCYELNNPPLTDLPETLKYTLDIDRTLWFLASEIIFSDDDGYAHKGGMDYYVYYEPETGRIVPQEYDGNTCMKVNNASWSPFYHADDVKFALLNRLLAVPEFRQRYLAHLRTIIENSLNQTQADAQIDAYYAQISNLVENDPKKLYSFTAFQNEKNVLKNFIQQRRTNLNANTEVNVTGATIGEVMFETNGISYLPPNANEAAKVTAAVSGTVGVNSVWLYFATGYVGAFERIPMFDDGLNNDSAAGDGIYTADIPGFPNGTLVRFYIEARANNTAKTSTFMPVGAEHDVFVYRVNLSAYVPAPVTINEIMASNSVTITDPNGEYDDWLELYNNADTEIDLTGWHLTDNANDLTKWTFANGTVIPAGGYLIVWCDENGSQGDLHANFKLSSEGETLYLVHPDLNIAEEVIFGAQQADMGFARVPNGTGDFVIQTPTFAANNNLVQVGLQSPNEWASTLIYPNPARNIVHVSFPENQQQSLKIFNLTGQILYQSEFTGSKEINLQSFKPGLYLVKIGNEVHKLMIQ; encoded by the coding sequence ATGACCAACATTAAATTCCTCTTTACCTGCTTGTTCTTTTTGTTACCCGTTCTGACTCATCTCTCAGCTCAGAGCCTGCCCCAGCAAATGCGGTTTTCTGACGATGGACTTAGACTGACAACCGGAGGAGTTCCATCAACCGGATTCTATGATGAATCAGTCATCAACACCTTTGAACTGACCTTTGAACAAACCAATTACTGGAACCTGTTGGTTGCCAATTATTCTTCAGGCACCGATCTTGCCGCAACCCTGACTATCAATGGTTATACCCTCCCCTTTCCGGTCGGTGTTCGCTTTAAAGGCCAGACCTCTTATATGAACACGACCTCCTCTCAAAAAAAATCGTTCAATATCAGCCTCGATTTCAACAATGCCGACCAGAACTATGGGGGTTATAAAACCTTTAACCTGAACAATTGCTTTGACGATGCCTCCTTTATCCGCGAGGTATTTTACTACCATCAAAACCGCAACCATATCCCTTGCGCCAAGGCCAATTATGTACAGTTGTTTATTAACGGCCAAAACTGGGGCATCTATCCCAATATCCAACAACTCAACGGCGATTTTTATCCCGAATGGTTTATGAGCAATGAAGGCACTAACTGGAGGGCGTTGAAAACTGCAAGCGGAGGTCCGGGTGGCCCCGGAGGCGGATTTGGTGCCGGCTTTTCTTCAATAAACTGGTTAGGATGGGACACGACGGTCTATAAAGGCTATTATGTCCTGAAAAAAGCACACAAACCCAATCCCTGGGATGATTTGGTAAATACCTGCTACGAATTGAATAATCCCCCTTTAACCGATTTGCCCGAAACCCTGAAATATACTTTGGATATTGACCGCACCCTTTGGTTTTTAGCGTCCGAAATCATTTTCTCAGACGATGACGGCTATGCCCATAAAGGCGGAATGGATTACTATGTGTATTATGAACCTGAAACCGGCAGGATTGTTCCGCAGGAATATGACGGCAATACCTGCATGAAAGTAAACAATGCTTCATGGAGTCCTTTTTACCATGCCGACGACGTAAAATTTGCCCTGCTAAACCGCTTGTTGGCTGTACCCGAATTCCGTCAGCGATATCTCGCCCATCTCCGAACAATTATTGAAAACAGCCTCAACCAAACACAGGCCGACGCACAGATTGATGCCTACTATGCCCAAATCAGCAATTTGGTCGAAAACGATCCCAAAAAACTATACTCTTTTACCGCTTTTCAGAATGAAAAAAACGTGCTGAAAAACTTCATTCAACAACGAAGAACCAACCTGAATGCTAATACTGAAGTAAATGTTACCGGCGCAACCATTGGTGAAGTGATGTTTGAAACCAACGGCATCAGTTATTTACCTCCCAATGCCAATGAAGCAGCAAAAGTTACGGCAGCAGTCAGCGGAACTGTAGGCGTAAATTCCGTTTGGCTCTACTTTGCAACCGGTTATGTAGGTGCTTTTGAAAGAATACCAATGTTTGACGACGGCCTGAACAACGACTCAGCAGCAGGCGATGGCATCTATACAGCCGATATTCCAGGATTTCCAAACGGAACGCTGGTACGGTTTTATATAGAAGCCCGAGCAAATAATACGGCAAAAACTTCAACGTTTATGCCGGTCGGTGCAGAGCATGATGTCTTTGTTTACCGGGTCAATTTGTCCGCCTATGTTCCGGCACCTGTTACCATCAATGAAATTATGGCTTCTAACTCCGTTACCATCACCGATCCAAACGGTGAGTACGATGATTGGTTGGAGCTTTACAATAACGCAGATACTGAAATTGATTTGACCGGTTGGCATCTGACCGATAACGCGAATGACCTGACTAAATGGACATTTGCCAACGGAACCGTCATCCCTGCCGGAGGATACCTCATTGTCTGGTGTGATGAAAACGGAAGTCAGGGCGATTTGCATGCCAATTTTAAACTATCATCAGAAGGTGAAACCCTGTATCTGGTTCATCCTGACCTGAACATAGCCGAAGAAGTCATATTTGGAGCGCAACAAGCAGACATGGGTTTTGCGCGTGTTCCAAATGGAACCGGTGATTTCGTCATTCAAACTCCAACTTTTGCAGCGAATAACAACCTGGTTCAGGTAGGGTTACAATCACCAAACGAATGGGCGAGTACCTTGATTTATCCAAATCCCGCCCGAAACATTGTTCATGTAAGTTTTCCTGAAAACCAACAACAGTCGCTCAAAATCTTCAACCTGACAGGTCAAATCCTGTATCAGTCAGAATTTACAGGCTCTAAAGAAATCAACCTGCAATCATTTAAACCCGGGCTGTATTTGGTTAAAATTGGAAACGAAGTCCATAAGTTGATGATTCAATAG
- a CDS encoding acetyl-CoA C-acetyltransferase, with amino-acid sequence MRDAYIFDAIRTPRGRGKKNGALYEVKPIELLAVLYRELEHRFGFDTSEVDDVVLGCVTPIGEQGADIAKTSVLYAGWSQKIGGMQLNRFCASGLEAINLAAMKIRSGWEDLVVAGGIESMSRIPMGSDGGAWMTDPEVNRRLGFVPQGISADLIATREGFTRQMLDAYALQSQQRAAHASLNGYFKNSIVPVFDHNGLLILGRDEYIRPDTTLEALASLPPSFTMVGELGFDAVAMLRYPEVEFIHHVHTAGNSSGIVDGAALALIGSKNKGLELGLTPRAKIVATAVVADEPTIMLQGPVPSALKALKKAGMNSRDIDLWEMNEAFAAAVLKFQRDLNIPDECLNVNGGAIALGHPLGATGAMLVGTVLDELERRNLQTALITLCVGGGMGVATIIERV; translated from the coding sequence ATTAGAGATGCCTATATTTTTGATGCCATCAGAACCCCACGCGGTCGTGGTAAAAAAAACGGTGCTTTGTATGAGGTAAAACCCATCGAGCTGCTTGCTGTATTATATCGCGAACTTGAGCACAGGTTTGGGTTTGATACTTCGGAAGTGGATGATGTGGTGTTGGGATGTGTAACCCCTATTGGGGAGCAAGGGGCAGATATTGCAAAGACTTCGGTGTTGTATGCCGGTTGGAGTCAGAAGATTGGGGGGATGCAGTTAAACCGGTTTTGTGCTTCCGGTTTGGAAGCCATCAACCTTGCGGCGATGAAAATCCGTTCGGGCTGGGAAGATTTGGTGGTTGCGGGCGGAATAGAGTCTATGTCCCGAATTCCGATGGGAAGTGACGGCGGGGCGTGGATGACCGATCCGGAAGTAAATCGCCGCCTGGGGTTTGTTCCTCAAGGCATCAGCGCAGATTTGATTGCTACCCGTGAGGGCTTTACCCGACAAATGTTGGATGCTTATGCGCTTCAATCCCAACAACGTGCCGCTCATGCTTCTTTGAATGGTTATTTCAAAAATTCGATCGTACCGGTTTTTGACCATAACGGACTTTTGATACTTGGACGGGATGAATACATAAGACCGGATACAACTTTAGAAGCACTTGCATCCTTACCGCCTTCTTTTACCATGGTTGGTGAGCTTGGCTTTGATGCCGTTGCCATGCTGCGTTACCCGGAGGTAGAATTTATTCACCACGTTCATACAGCCGGCAATTCTTCCGGCATAGTGGATGGGGCTGCTCTGGCTTTGATTGGAAGTAAAAACAAAGGGTTGGAGTTGGGACTAACTCCAAGAGCAAAAATTGTCGCAACCGCAGTGGTTGCCGATGAACCTACCATTATGCTGCAAGGCCCTGTGCCATCAGCGCTTAAAGCCCTCAAAAAAGCAGGCATGAACTCCAGAGATATTGACCTTTGGGAAATGAATGAGGCTTTTGCTGCTGCGGTTCTGAAGTTTCAAAGGGATTTGAACATTCCGGACGAATGTCTGAACGTCAACGGCGGAGCAATTGCTTTAGGACATCCTCTTGGGGCTACGGGTGCCATGCTTGTTGGAACGGTTTTGGATGAATTGGAGCGCCGCAACCTGCAAACTGCCTTGATTACCCTTTGTGTCGGCGGAGGGATGGGTGTCGCAACTATCATTGAGAGGGTTTAA